The genomic interval CTGGTGAGACAGCCGCTGCGcacatattattttttttttccattcgtTCTGTTGTACAAGTTTGATCATGCCTGTGGTAGTCAAGtcaatgctgctgctgctgctgctgctgctgctgcagtagtGTGGCGGGCGAAGCGGGGACCGGCGGGTCTCTAGGAGCTCAGCTTGGACTTCTTGGATGGAGGCAGCGGGTCCTCTTTACTCTCCacgtcctcttcctcgtcctcgtcctcctcctcgtcgtcgtcgtccggGTAGTCCACCAGGCCCACCAGCGCCCCCTgaggacagacacaaacacgtcaGGTCAGTTGGGCTCCTACCAAGTGTTGAGGTCTCTAGTCCCACTGAGCCACTCATTAGAGAGATGAAAGACCCTTTTCTGGAATGATCTGAAGTATACGGTTGGAACCAAAGGAATTCAACATGAATGACATTAAAGCTTGATTCCATAAATGATTCCCTTATTGTCTAGCAGATGTAAATCACTGCTGGACATTAACCGAGCAGACGATAACGACAACCACTTTTAAGTTGGTCTTATCTCAACAGTATACAATGTGTTAACAATTGATTCAGATGTTGACCTCAGTTGCTACAAAagctcataataataataaacaaaagcaTGCGACTTGTATATTGCCTCCTTTTTTCAATCTGGAAATGGGCCTGTGACTCAATGACCCCTCATTCAACGGGCGTTTTGCCCCAAAAGTGAGAACAGTCTTCATGTTGCTTTAGAAATGTGTGTTTCTAGGCATCGAGGCATTAAGAAACACGATGAGGATGGTGTGCCAATAAAGGGATGCTTCAAGGCATTCTGACACACACCGCCTCTTGATAACACACTACCTTTTAGAATCACATCTCTTCTTTAAACTTCCCCAACAACACCGAGGGTCCGGGGGGAGCACCTACCTTGGTCGGGACGGCCGCGGCGGGGGGCGAGTTCCGGGAGCCCGACCCCGGTGACCCCGGGGAGCCCGGCGAGCCGGGGTTGAGCGAGGCCGAGGAGGGCGGGCTGGACAGACTGCTCTTGGTGGAGCCGGAGAAGGAGAGCTTGAAGCTGGGGCTCTGTCTGCCCGACAGGCCCGACTTCCCGAGGACCTCCTTGTCCTCAGAGTCTTTcactggtggtgggggggaaggggagataGATAGAATCAATGCTTTTAGACCTAACCATTTACCCAGCCGCAGGTTGCACCCTGATAAGATATATAGAACAATCCCATTCAAGACTAAGATTGTTTGCTTTACTCCCTGAGATAGCCAGAAAAGGGACTTTATTGCTGTGATTGCACTGGTTCTGTGTTCCCTCAGTATTGCAGGACTTTGGTTGCGTGTGGATTGGTGACGGGGATTATCGCTCAGTTTGCTGATTTTTAAGTGCTAGTTAGGTATCAGTCACTGCAACCTGCAGATGTTTGTCTCCCCATACTTGATGCATTGGTATGACACCATGAGCATGGAATGGAGAGTTTGGATTCGGCCAGACGTTCGCGGAACAATGTTGGCGCGAAGCGTCGCCCTTCGAACTCCATCAGCTCATAGCCCGTTATTATGGAAGACCATCGACCAGCGCTGGGGCCAAAACGAGTCTAGACATAATATTTACTTCACCAAGTCATGGTTGCTGTCTCGCTGCTCTGCCACAGACCACACTAATGTGATCTGTCTTTCTTATGGAATGGTGCCAAGGACCCGCCACGGCCTGCAGCTTGACTGACCAGGACTTATTGTGACATCCTGTGCAACCACCTACCTCCCTCTGCAAACTCTAGTTACAGTTTCATCAATGGTTCACCAACTCTTTTGACCCGTGACCCTATTTTCAGCTTTTTAAGTTTTTGTGCATCAGTTTGTGCACATAATTGTAACCCTAAATCTGCCCACAATATCATCGTCCCACCGGACACATGCACCTGACACCACACACGGGATCAGTCGTTTCTAGCATGTGGCTATGAATGATGACTCAAAGATAGGACCTTCATGAGACCTTTCAAGACTTCTCAAAACATTATTTAGTTCAATCAAAAATAAGGAATCTAATGTCTACAGGGAGGAAGGCTAACGGGGCCGGATCACCCGAAttgaaacacagacatacatttcTTCCTCTCCATGAACTTGCTGATGGGGTCCATGAGGTCCTCCTCGCTCTTCATCTTGTCTGAGGGCGGGACCACCGCCTCTCCGTCCTCCAGGTCGTCCTCGTCCGTGTTGAACCacatctcctcctcgtcctccagtgTGCGGGCGTCCCGGCGGAAGCGGTGGTTCCTCAGGATAGAGCGCATGCTGGGGAACAGAGGGAGAGGTGTCCGTCAGACTCACCGCTTCGAGTGGCAGAGTACCTGTGGTGGGACACGAGTCCATTCTCAGTAACACTGGAGCCATGAAAGGTTTGTTAATAATGGGGATCTCTGCATACTTAAGACATAAATCAATTTTTTTCTATAATAAATAATGTTTCAACACCGGTTCAAAATCCGGTTAGAGGGTGTAGTATCAGTCTGGACATGAGCAAAAAGCCTGCCGTAATACTGCCTTAGGTACATCAGAATGTACACCAAGCAGATCGGCCTCTCCTCAAGGCGTAACAATGAAGGAAGATAACTAAATAAAATATGAACTGGCTGAAACTAATAGAAGGGGTCTGTAAatagaataataaaaatacaattaaagtgGGGGCCCACAGAAATTTCTGGATAATCTTATAATCTATAGTACAGCTTGCATGTCTCAGTCAAATGTTCCACATTATTACACACTTATTACATTACTACCAAGTTTCTTGCCAGCTCAATAACTTATATACTGGTACCTCCAAAAATCCCACAACCCCACTTCCTATCAACCACTAATAGGCTCTCAAATAGCATTTTTTGACTCCCCACCTTTCCTTAGGCAAGGCTTGAGTGCCCACCCTGCCATCCCCTTCTCTGAATGTCAAGTGGAGTGCTGGCCCTTCCACTCACCTATCTAGTTTGGGGTTGTCTTGCCTCTCCCTTTGCTGTTCGTAGCGCAGCTTCAGGCCCTTGAAGGTCTGGACATAGTCCACGTCCTCCAGAGCCTTCCAATAGTTCTCTACTATGTGAGCGGTGAGAGACTTCACGTCCTCCTAGGAGcaatgggaggggagagagggagatagacggagagagacacagaaagaaaaaaagtaggAAAAGGTAATGGGGGAAACAGGGGAGCAGAAACTCACAATTTGGGGTTTGAGACAGAACGACGGGGGGAGAAATAATAAAGTAAAGAAAAAGTACGGAAAAAGCAAGAATAGAGAAGGAGGGAATTCAAGAGAGGAGAGATAACACCAAACTTGTTAAACGTAAACCTCTAAAGCAGCAACACAGCAACACGGTTTAAGAATATCTGGTTTGACAAGGAAACAAGAGACTCAATTGtaaataaacagacagaaataAGTGGTGCAGGGTGGGTGCTTCGAGTGGCAGGGCGAGGGGGACACTCACCACACGGACATACTCAAACATCTCGATGATGGCCGAGTTCATGAGGTTGTAGCGCGAGCCGTTGCTGAGGAACGCCTTGACCACCGGCTCAAACAGGAAGTTCCTCATGATGTAGCGGTTGTAGAACTCGTCCTTCAGGCCGATGATCCTACGCATGAACCGCAGGGCGCCTTGGAGgcaaagagaggggggagagaaacgCAGAATGAGGCCCCGAACCAACCGCCGTCATGTACGTCTCCGGGGCGATGGGATCTTCCTCGTCCCGTAGGGTTGCCATTAGGGGTGGGACAAAATAACGATACCTTGAGATGTCGTCACCCTTCTTCGTGCAATACCAGAATCGATACACTGGCGCCAATTAccgatataataaaaaaaaagttttttttttattttatttttatgttttattcctGAGGAGCGTGACAGGAAATATTGGCCCAAATATCAGTATTTTAATTTATAAAATAAGGCTTGCTGCTCCTTGAGGTGGTGCTCAATACGTGTATGAAGGAACGGAGGTTAAATAACTAAAGTCGAGTAACTGAAGTAAGTAATTTGGACCATGACTAAAAATCGAAATCCAGCATTTTACCATGGCCATTAGGTATTCATCGTTAGACATATTTCGCGATGTATTGTTCGATTGTCTAACAATATATTGATTATTGCCGAATCGCTGTATCACGATATTATCGGTATCGCGGGCCATGTATTGCATATCTTATCGTGAGCTACCCTTTGGTTCCCAGCCCTAGTTGTGATTTGTGGTGGGTGTGACTCACACAGGGCCAGGAAGGCGTGCTGCGAGGCGGTGAGTACCAGCACCCTCCGCAGGATGTCCTTGTTGATGATGTAGTTCTTGATGTGGTAGGTGtggtgctccacacagaacgtCAGCAGCTCCAAGATCAAGGCCAGCAGCTGAGACGTTTGGAAGTCATCTGTTGGTTGGGGGAGAGTCAGGTTTTAGATGTTGAACATTTGGATCGGATTAGAAGGCATGCGTGTTGCGAGTTCAGGTTGCAGTGAACCAAACGAAGGTAAAGGAACTGGAGGTGCTGGACTGACCTTTGCTGGGCTTCTCTTCAGTGGTGTTGGCCAACAGGGGGGCTGAGAGGACATGCATGCAGTGCTTGTAGAAAAAGCTCAGGAACTCTGTCTTCTCCGTTTTCTAGGAGGAACAAAAGCCAGAAACTTATCATTAACAAGGGTTCACCTTTTCTGCACTTTAACAGTCAGACAGTCAAGAAATTCGCTATTTAAAAAGGTTGAGGATAAAAAATGATTGCTCCAATATATTGATTAAGTCAAGACTTTTCAACACTGGACCAATTCAAAAGACGCTATCGGTATAAACAGGCGGAACCATAGTTTAAAACAAGGGGTGTTGCATGTTTTCCTCTCGCCAAAGCGAGATGGTGATATTTCACTATTGCTTCATCCAAGTTTTATTATGCCACTATATCAGAGTAAAGGTAGGAGGCGATAAAATGATGTGCATCACCGCGCGTTTCAACGGGCATTTCTGGCAACATGCATAATTCAACATTCAACACCATCGCTCGCATGGTAGTTATTCAAAGTTTCACACAAATTGCTTTGTCACAGAGTGGTCTGCGTGTCATATGCCTTAACATTTGCAACAAATGGGATTACATTTCCTGCTCCTCAATCCGTAGTAGGAGTGAGCAAAGTGAGACGGGGTGTGGGAGGAAGCCCCAAGAGCTTACGTTAGCCGTCGCCAGCATGTTCTCCGGATCCACCAGCGTGCGCAGCAAACCCATCAGCTGCACCGCGCCGCCCAGCTCCGGGTCCGTGTCACAGATCATGTGCTCAATGATCAGGTTGATCAGCAGGATGTCCTACATGGAGGATAGAAAACACAAATCAGCCACATGAAATCAGACAAGAACATAAAATCAAGCGAGTGTGAACAAATGAGATCATTAATTAGAAATGACTTATTTGAGAGTGACCTGATATTCAGCAGAGCTAACATTacattagtaggcctaagtgtgGGAATACTTTCCACTGGTGTATACAGAATTTGTTTTGGAACTGGTTTTAGGTTCGACTAGTTTACCCGGCTGTGTTGTCGCTGTCCTTTATGTTTTGTTGATACACAACTTATCAGTACAGGGATGGGGAATTTGGAGGTGGGTGATGCCTGGATGGATCAGCAGGGGGGGCTACCGATATGGACTGCATTCTTGGCCGGATGAAGTAAGGCACCAGAAACAGGAAGCTCTATAGTGTTTGCCAACACGGGCAGGTCATTGGCAGTGGCAACCAGAGTTTCGGGATGCGCTGTAAACAGTCAGTTACTTTGGGCAGTCCGCACCGCGTGTAGCATGATAGACGTTGTGATCCAGGTGTACTTGGGTGAATGCCATCGTTCTTAAAAAATGATGGACGATCCCAAAACAGATTAAAATTGTCAATGAAGTGCAAGCCGTTAGTTCTGACAGCCGACTGGAGT from Gadus macrocephalus chromosome 21, ASM3116895v1 carries:
- the smek1 gene encoding serine/threonine-protein phosphatase 4 regulatory subunit 3 isoform X2; translated protein: MTDTRRRVKVYTLNEDRQWDDRGTGHVSSAYVERLKGTSLLVRAESDGSLLLESKINPNTAYQKQQDTLIVWSEAENYDLALSFQEKAGCDEIWEKICQVQGKDPSVDITQEVVDESEEERFDDMSSPGLELPPCELNRLEDLAELVASSLPSPLRREKLALAVENEGYIRKLLELFRVCEDLENHEGLHHLYEIIKGIFLLNRTALFEVMFSEECIMDVIGCLEFDPALPQPRRHREFLTKTARFKEVIPISDPELRQKIHQTYRVQYIQDMVLPTPSVFEENMLSTLHSFIFFNKVEIVGMLQDDEKFLTDLFAQLTDEATEDDKRHELVNFLKEFCAFSQTLQPQNRDAFFKTLSNMGILPALEVILGMDDVQVRGAATDIFSYLVEYNPSMVREFVMQESQQNDDDILLINLIIEHMICDTDPELGGAVQLMGLLRTLVDPENMLATANKTEKTEFLSFFYKHCMHVLSAPLLANTTEEKPSKDDFQTSQLLALILELLTFCVEHHTYHIKNYIINKDILRRVLVLTASQHAFLALCALRFMRRIIGLKDEFYNRYIMRNFLFEPVVKAFLSNGSRYNLMNSAIIEMFEYVRVDVKSLTAHIVENYWKALEDVDYVQTFKGLKLRYEQQRERQDNPKLDSMRSILRNHRFRRDARTLEDEEEMWFNTDEDDLEDGEAVVPPSDKMKSEEDLMDPISKFMERKKLKDSEDKEVLGKSGLSGRQSPSFKLSFSGSTKSSLSSPPSSASLNPGSPGSPGSPGSGSRNSPPAAAVPTKGALVGLVDYPDDDDEEEDEDEEEDVESKEDPLPPSKKSKLSS
- the smek1 gene encoding serine/threonine-protein phosphatase 4 regulatory subunit 3 isoform X1 encodes the protein MTDTRRRVKVYTLNEDRQWDDRGTGHVSSAYVERLKGTSLLVRAESDGSLLLESKINPNTAYQKQQDTLIVWSEAENYDLALSFQEKAGCDEIWEKICQVQGKDPSVDITQEVVDESEEERFDDMSSPGLELPPCELNRLEDLAELVASSLPSPLRREKLALAVENEGYIRKLLELFRVCEDLENHEGLHHLYEIIKGIFLLNRTALFEVMFSEECIMDVIGCLEFDPALPQPRRHREFLTKTARFKEVIPISDPELRQKIHQTYRVQYIQDMVLPTPSVFEENMLSTLHSFIFFNKVEIVGMLQDDEKFLTDLFAQLTDEATEDDKRHELVNFLKEFCAFSQTLQPQNRDAFFKTLSNMGILPALEVILGMDDVQVRGAATDIFSYLVEYNPSMVREFVMQESQQNDDDILLINLIIEHMICDTDPELGGAVQLMGLLRTLVDPENMLATANKTEKTEFLSFFYKHCMHVLSAPLLANTTEEKPSKDDFQTSQLLALILELLTFCVEHHTYHIKNYIINKDILRRVLVLTASQHAFLALCALRFMRRIIGLKDEFYNRYIMRNFLFEPVVKAFLSNGSRYNLMNSAIIEMFEYVRVEDVKSLTAHIVENYWKALEDVDYVQTFKGLKLRYEQQRERQDNPKLDSMRSILRNHRFRRDARTLEDEEEMWFNTDEDDLEDGEAVVPPSDKMKSEEDLMDPISKFMERKKLKDSEDKEVLGKSGLSGRQSPSFKLSFSGSTKSSLSSPPSSASLNPGSPGSPGSPGSGSRNSPPAAAVPTKGALVGLVDYPDDDDEEEDEDEEEDVESKEDPLPPSKKSKLSS